One Desulfovibrio fairfieldensis genomic window carries:
- a CDS encoding pentapeptide repeat-containing protein: MLRSMRRFSLLLAAFIIFFSQISGAEVRLSGAGKQLSGHTFVGVRLCDLRLADTVIRDMVFEDVVAGGAHFRNIIFENCRFSRVDLSHSTFENVVFRNCALESGKNADDTLVLTTFEGSSMKDVLFEQSRLYRVRLAELQGAGGKVSFKKMTDIVPEENYGLLLSGQELRICVEDSQISGGKIKIHMAEKNKSFLIARNSIFSRFSVYCDAIFMQNCTIADSRLGAAELIVRDSSLSGAEVLSTVKGYLVYNLYSSGKGGAGNSAHALGKGKIYVLHRDPAPAHLSLGGGNLEARDIVLASPILGSKAGEVTRRLDLRNVQIKGGSWRYLRLLSGQWENVVIEPPVIVDKSRLENVAAYNLQFPQGEPWSEVEESEGPLYFGVTRRPTPFAWEEVHVPEPEDWGIAWRVIGGR; encoded by the coding sequence ATGTTGCGCAGTATGCGCCGTTTCAGTTTGCTTCTGGCGGCGTTTATTATTTTTTTCAGCCAGATCTCCGGCGCGGAGGTGCGTCTTTCCGGTGCGGGCAAACAACTCAGCGGGCATACCTTTGTGGGCGTCCGCCTCTGCGACCTGCGCCTGGCGGATACGGTCATCCGGGACATGGTGTTTGAAGACGTGGTCGCGGGCGGAGCGCATTTCCGCAACATTATTTTTGAAAACTGCCGCTTTTCGCGGGTGGATCTGAGCCATTCCACATTTGAAAATGTGGTGTTCAGAAATTGCGCTCTGGAGTCGGGAAAAAATGCCGACGACACGCTCGTGCTGACCACGTTCGAGGGCTCGTCCATGAAGGACGTGCTTTTTGAACAAAGCCGTCTGTACAGAGTCCGCCTGGCCGAACTTCAGGGGGCGGGCGGCAAGGTGTCGTTCAAGAAAATGACCGATATCGTGCCCGAAGAAAACTACGGGTTGTTGCTGTCCGGCCAGGAGCTCCGGATTTGTGTGGAAGATTCGCAGATCAGCGGCGGCAAGATTAAAATCCACATGGCTGAAAAAAATAAAAGCTTCCTGATTGCGCGCAACAGTATTTTCAGCCGCTTTTCAGTCTATTGCGACGCCATCTTCATGCAGAACTGCACCATCGCCGATTCCCGTCTGGGAGCCGCCGAGTTGATTGTGCGCGATTCCAGCCTGTCCGGTGCGGAGGTGCTCAGCACGGTCAAGGGCTATCTGGTCTATAATCTGTATTCCTCCGGCAAGGGCGGGGCGGGCAACAGCGCGCATGCTTTGGGCAAGGGCAAAATATACGTCCTGCACCGTGACCCGGCTCCGGCGCATTTGTCATTGGGCGGCGGCAACCTGGAAGCGCGGGACATTGTCCTGGCATCGCCGATACTGGGCAGCAAGGCCGGGGAAGTCACCCGGCGCCTGGATTTGCGCAATGTGCAGATCAAAGGCGGCAGCTGGCGCTATTTGCGTCTGTTGAGCGGCCAATGGGAAAATGTGGTCATTGAGCCGCCTGTCATTGTGGACAAAAGCCGTCTGGAAAATGTGGCGGCCTATAATCTGCAATTTCCCCAAGGGGAGCCCTGGAGTGAGGTTGAAGAGTCCGAAGGGCCTCTGTATTTTGGCGTGACGCGGCGGCCCACGCCCTTTGCCTGGGAAGAGGTGCATGTGCCCGAGCCCGAGGATTGGGGCATTGCCTGGCGTGTGATCGGCGGGCGGTGA
- a CDS encoding DUF4851 domain-containing protein — MARLVLILLIPLVCLAAIIYKLAKARRVVSADDMLISAYAPSLAVRCREDFDLLDARRTRIFPRLSARIMRTYPANVWYGLYANGAGNEACPPARMIVILAFTSGTLSWASDAVTGVVGLHHVNLRYDELEGTGTTVLPTAENDPWFNAHESEPWSRGSLAYRMIFLTKKNKLKIIVDYREPDMRARPGVPLAEDDSVPQDFVERAQASFRLIRGSGEAPLPGGSGTLPFSPPEVDDKLLADMTGMLLRKQSFFEYLSLFADDVREIISYFRR, encoded by the coding sequence ATGGCGCGTCTCGTGCTCATTTTGCTGATCCCGCTCGTGTGCCTGGCTGCCATTATTTACAAGCTGGCCAAGGCCCGGCGCGTTGTGTCGGCGGACGATATGCTGATTTCCGCCTATGCGCCTTCACTTGCCGTGCGTTGCCGTGAGGACTTCGACCTGCTTGACGCCCGCCGGACCAGGATTTTTCCCAGGCTGAGCGCCAGGATCATGAGAACCTACCCCGCAAATGTCTGGTATGGCCTGTATGCCAACGGCGCCGGGAATGAGGCGTGTCCGCCCGCCCGGATGATCGTTATTCTGGCTTTTACCTCGGGAACGCTCTCTTGGGCGTCGGATGCGGTTACCGGCGTGGTTGGTCTGCATCATGTCAACCTGCGCTATGATGAGCTTGAGGGCACGGGCACCACAGTGCTGCCCACGGCGGAGAACGACCCCTGGTTCAATGCGCACGAATCCGAGCCCTGGAGCCGTGGAAGCCTTGCCTACCGGATGATTTTTCTGACCAAGAAAAACAAGCTTAAAATTATTGTCGATTATCGTGAGCCGGATATGCGCGCCCGACCCGGCGTGCCTCTCGCCGAGGACGACAGTGTGCCCCAGGACTTTGTGGAACGCGCCCAGGCTTCATTCCGGCTTATCAGAGGCAGCGGAGAAGCTCCTTTGCCCGGCGGTTCCGGTACGCTGCCTTTCTCGCCTCCGGAAGTGGATGACAAGCTGCTTGCGGATATGACCGGCATGCTGTTGCGCAAACAGAGCTTTTTTGAATATCTTTCGCTGTTTGCGGATGATGTTCGTGAAATCATTTCCTATTTCCGACGCTGA
- the ruvB gene encoding Holliday junction branch migration DNA helicase RuvB encodes MSAPDSGAGLDESVRPRSLDDFIGQDELRANLRVYLDAARERGKALDHTLFYGNPGLGKTTLAQIMASELGVNLVCTSGPVLERSGDLAAILTNLGRHDILFVDEIHRMPIAVEEVLYPAMEDFKLDLVIGQGPAARTVKIDLEPFTLVGATTRMGLISSPLRDRFGIVARLEYYSPTDLARVVRRTARILGVEVTPDGAEEIGRRSRGTPRIANRLLRRVRDFALIRGNGQVTGGEASAALKRMDVDEHGLDQMDRKLLEVLITHYDGGPVGIKTLAVACSEEVRTIEDIYEPYLIQCGFLKRTPRGRMATARAYKHLKLLLS; translated from the coding sequence ATGAGCGCCCCGGACTCCGGAGCGGGTCTGGACGAGAGCGTCAGGCCGCGCAGTCTGGACGATTTCATCGGCCAGGACGAATTGCGCGCCAACCTGCGCGTCTATCTGGACGCCGCGCGGGAGCGGGGCAAGGCCTTGGACCATACCCTGTTTTACGGCAATCCTGGCTTGGGCAAGACCACGCTGGCCCAGATCATGGCTTCCGAACTGGGCGTCAATCTGGTCTGCACCTCCGGGCCGGTGCTGGAACGCAGCGGCGATCTGGCGGCCATTCTGACCAATCTCGGCCGCCACGACATCTTGTTTGTGGATGAAATCCACCGCATGCCCATTGCCGTGGAGGAAGTGCTTTACCCGGCCATGGAGGATTTCAAGCTGGACCTGGTCATCGGCCAGGGCCCGGCGGCCCGCACGGTGAAGATCGACCTGGAACCCTTTACCCTGGTGGGGGCCACCACGCGCATGGGACTGATTTCCTCGCCCCTGCGGGACCGTTTCGGCATTGTGGCCCGACTGGAGTACTACAGCCCCACGGATCTGGCCCGGGTGGTGCGGCGCACGGCGCGCATTCTGGGCGTGGAAGTGACCCCGGATGGCGCGGAGGAGATCGGCCGCCGTTCGCGCGGCACGCCGCGCATCGCCAACCGCCTGCTGCGCCGGGTACGGGATTTCGCCCTGATTCGCGGCAACGGGCAGGTCACGGGCGGGGAGGCCTCGGCGGCCCTCAAGCGCATGGACGTGGACGAGCACGGCCTGGACCAGATGGACCGCAAGCTCCTGGAAGTGCTGATCACCCACTATGACGGCGGGCCCGTGGGCATCAAAACCCTGGCCGTGGCCTGCTCCGAGGAAGTGCGGACCATTGAGGACATTTATGAGCCCTATCTGATTCAGTGCGGCTTTCTCAAGCGCACCCCGCGCGGCCGCATGGCCACAGCTAGGGCTTATAAGCATTTGAAGCTGCTGCTTTCCTGA
- a CDS encoding ArsR/SmtB family transcription factor, protein MFTFLNLVRALGDESRVRILMALRHRPLCVCEITTLLGLAASTTSKHLFLLRQARLIENIKKGRWVYYRLPETPTPSVCDALTWLEKELADNPQILQDAAALPGIFHNKNIHAFLEQKHIPAATCGAEDAENQPTHSGRKSHV, encoded by the coding sequence ATGTTCACCTTTCTCAACCTGGTCCGCGCCCTGGGGGACGAGAGCCGCGTCCGGATACTCATGGCCCTGCGCCACCGCCCCCTGTGCGTCTGCGAAATCACCACCCTGCTGGGGCTGGCGGCGTCCACCACATCCAAGCATCTTTTCCTGTTGCGGCAGGCCCGGCTCATTGAGAACATTAAGAAAGGGCGCTGGGTCTATTACCGCCTGCCGGAAACCCCCACGCCCAGCGTATGCGACGCCCTGACATGGCTGGAAAAGGAACTGGCCGACAACCCGCAGATATTGCAGGACGCCGCCGCCCTGCCGGGCATATTCCACAACAAGAACATTCACGCCTTTCTGGAACAAAAGCACATTCCCGCCGCCACTTGCGGCGCTGAAGACGCGGAAAACCAGCCTACCCACAGCGGGAGAAAAAGCCATGTGTAA
- a CDS encoding heavy metal translocating P-type ATPase, with product MCNSCPLEEHRCSCSACSDHDHGHEHKTSGGERRELLLMGVSAVLFAVGMLADTRLEAFLPSWLVLTLCYVLPYALCGYDVLRQMLRNIMRGDIFNEFTLMGGATIAAIALGQLPEAVGVMLFYRIGEFMQERAAGNSRRSVKALLAARPTTAHELLDDGATRDVSPEDLGPGSRILVRPGEKIPLDGTVLEGESQVDASPLTGESVPVRLSPGGQVHAGTINLNGALTVEVTAPFAESSIARILEMVENAAARKAPTERFITRLARWYTPAVSGLALLVAVLPPLFGLGSFQEWIYRALVLLVISCPCALLISIPLGYFGGIGAASRRGILIKGGAVLDNLRDIRVAAFDKTGTLTEGVFEVNAVLPMPGVSREELLSVAALAESRSNHPIARSVLRAALAAGLGTEKDAAVSAMREIPGKGVEVTADGAQVLAGNAALLEAYNITPLPVDMPGSVVQVARDGRALGALVVSDRIKPQAPGALEALRRLGVDVLAMLTGDRQSQARPVAKELGLDVLKADLLPEDKASALEALGPTRQTLMVGDGINDAPVLATAGVGVAMGGLGSEAAIETADVVILDDNPLRLPELLRIARRTRRIVWENIVLALGIKGLFMGLGIVGLSGLWEAVFADVGVALLAVLNASRAGRI from the coding sequence ATGTGTAACAGCTGCCCCCTTGAGGAACATCGCTGCTCCTGCAGCGCCTGCTCAGACCACGACCATGGTCACGAGCATAAAACGTCCGGCGGCGAGCGCCGGGAATTGCTGCTCATGGGCGTTTCCGCCGTGCTTTTTGCCGTGGGCATGCTGGCGGACACGCGCCTGGAAGCCTTTCTGCCGTCCTGGCTGGTGTTGACCCTCTGCTATGTGCTGCCCTACGCCCTGTGCGGCTATGACGTGCTCCGCCAGATGCTGCGCAACATTATGCGTGGCGATATCTTCAATGAATTCACGTTGATGGGCGGCGCGACCATCGCGGCCATCGCCCTGGGCCAGTTGCCCGAAGCCGTGGGCGTGATGCTCTTCTACCGCATCGGCGAATTCATGCAGGAACGCGCCGCGGGCAACTCACGCCGTTCGGTCAAGGCTCTGCTGGCGGCCCGGCCCACCACGGCCCACGAGCTGCTGGACGACGGCGCCACACGCGACGTGAGCCCCGAAGACCTGGGACCGGGCAGCCGCATTCTGGTCCGGCCCGGCGAAAAAATTCCCCTGGACGGCACGGTGCTGGAAGGCGAATCCCAGGTGGACGCCTCGCCCCTGACCGGTGAGTCCGTGCCCGTGCGCCTCTCCCCCGGCGGACAGGTCCATGCCGGGACCATCAACCTCAACGGCGCGCTGACCGTGGAAGTCACGGCTCCCTTTGCGGAATCCTCCATTGCCCGCATTCTGGAAATGGTGGAAAACGCGGCGGCCCGCAAGGCTCCCACCGAGCGCTTCATCACCCGCCTGGCACGCTGGTACACTCCGGCGGTGAGCGGCCTAGCCCTGCTGGTGGCAGTGTTGCCGCCGCTCTTCGGCCTGGGGAGCTTTCAGGAGTGGATTTACCGCGCCCTGGTGCTGCTGGTCATTTCCTGCCCCTGCGCCCTGCTCATTTCCATTCCGCTGGGTTACTTCGGCGGCATCGGCGCGGCTTCGCGCCGGGGCATCCTGATCAAGGGCGGCGCGGTGCTGGACAATCTGCGCGACATCCGCGTGGCCGCCTTTGACAAGACCGGCACTCTCACCGAGGGAGTGTTCGAGGTCAATGCCGTACTGCCCATGCCCGGCGTCAGTCGCGAGGAACTGCTGTCCGTCGCGGCCCTGGCCGAAAGCCGTTCCAATCACCCCATCGCCCGCTCCGTGCTGCGCGCGGCCCTGGCGGCGGGCCTGGGCACGGAAAAGGACGCCGCCGTCAGCGCCATGCGCGAAATTCCGGGCAAGGGCGTGGAAGTGACGGCCGACGGCGCGCAAGTATTGGCGGGCAACGCGGCTCTGCTGGAGGCCTATAATATTACGCCGCTGCCCGTGGACATGCCCGGCAGCGTGGTGCAGGTGGCCCGCGACGGCCGCGCGCTGGGCGCGCTGGTGGTTTCAGACCGGATCAAGCCGCAGGCTCCCGGCGCGCTGGAAGCCCTGCGCCGCCTGGGCGTGGATGTGCTGGCAATGCTCACCGGCGACCGCCAGAGCCAGGCCAGGCCCGTTGCCAAGGAACTGGGACTGGATGTGCTCAAGGCCGACCTGCTGCCCGAGGACAAGGCCAGCGCCCTGGAAGCCCTGGGCCCCACGCGCCAGACTCTGATGGTGGGCGACGGCATCAACGACGCGCCCGTGCTGGCCACCGCCGGAGTGGGCGTGGCCATGGGCGGCCTGGGTTCGGAAGCGGCCATTGAAACCGCGGACGTGGTCATTCTGGATGACAATCCCCTGCGCCTGCCGGAACTGCTGCGTATCGCCCGGCGTACCCGGCGCATTGTCTGGGAAAACATCGTCCTGGCCCTGGGCATCAAGGGCCTGTTCATGGGACTGGGCATTGTGGGCCTTTCCGGCCTGTGGGAAGCGGTCTTCGCGGATGTGGGCGTGGCTCTGTTGGCCGTGCTCAACGCTTCCCGCGCCGGGCGGATCTGA
- a CDS encoding ACT domain-containing protein produces the protein MIIKVLDGDFSVCQLGGPEGISFADDFLFLGKTDQELSLVCRSETAPDNALAREDGWKAFRIEGALDFSLVGVLAELAGLLARRGISIFAVSTYATDYILVKREKFSEALAALEQAGHGLV, from the coding sequence ATGATCATCAAGGTTCTGGACGGGGATTTTTCCGTCTGCCAACTCGGCGGCCCGGAAGGCATTTCCTTTGCGGACGATTTCCTTTTTCTGGGCAAGACGGATCAGGAACTTTCCCTGGTCTGCCGGAGCGAAACAGCGCCGGACAATGCCCTGGCCCGTGAGGACGGCTGGAAAGCCTTCCGCATCGAAGGGGCGCTGGATTTCTCTCTGGTGGGCGTGTTGGCGGAACTGGCCGGATTGCTGGCGCGTCGCGGCATCAGCATTTTTGCCGTGTCCACCTATGCCACGGATTACATCCTGGTGAAGCGGGAGAAATTCTCCGAAGCTCTGGCCGCCCTGGAACAAGCTGGCCACGGGTTGGTTTGA
- the moaA gene encoding GTP 3',8-cyclase MoaA has product MRALHDGHGRSVRYLRLSVTDRCNLRCLYCRSNAKQRCIPHEQVLRYEEMARMVGIAASLGIGKVRLTGGEPFARKGCGQFLAMLHARFPDMDLRVTTNGTLLEPHIPLLRRIGVSAVNLSLDSFDRETFARVTGRDLLPPVLAALDGLLAAGVRVKINVVAMRGVNDGQMDDFVHAARTMPLDLRFIEFMPMGSGTLWSPENFWSADDIREEAARRARLIPVSPDEPGAEAESGPARMYRIEGGQGRLGFISPLTNHFCLTCNRLRLTSEGALRTCLFADKEYRLRGLLRHPRITDEILAGVIRRACADKPVGADLLRTRRAGAAVADRQMVGIGG; this is encoded by the coding sequence ATGCGCGCCTTGCATGACGGCCACGGCCGCAGCGTGCGCTATCTGCGCCTTTCAGTGACGGACCGCTGCAATCTGCGCTGCCTGTACTGCCGCAGCAACGCCAAACAGCGCTGCATTCCCCATGAGCAGGTCCTGCGCTATGAGGAAATGGCGCGCATGGTGGGCATCGCCGCTTCCCTGGGCATCGGCAAAGTGCGCCTGACCGGCGGGGAGCCTTTTGCCCGCAAGGGGTGCGGCCAGTTCCTGGCTATGCTGCACGCGCGTTTTCCGGACATGGATCTGCGCGTGACCACCAACGGCACCCTGCTGGAGCCGCATATTCCCCTGTTGAGGCGGATCGGCGTGAGCGCGGTCAACCTTTCCCTGGACAGCTTTGACCGCGAAACCTTCGCGCGGGTCACGGGCCGGGACCTGTTGCCCCCGGTATTGGCCGCGCTGGACGGCCTGCTGGCTGCGGGCGTGCGGGTGAAAATCAATGTGGTGGCCATGCGGGGCGTCAACGACGGGCAGATGGACGATTTTGTGCACGCGGCCCGGACCATGCCCCTGGATCTGCGCTTCATCGAATTCATGCCCATGGGCAGCGGCACGCTCTGGAGCCCGGAAAATTTCTGGTCCGCCGATGACATCCGGGAGGAAGCCGCGCGCCGCGCGCGCCTGATTCCCGTATCCCCCGACGAGCCCGGCGCGGAGGCCGAATCCGGCCCGGCCCGCATGTACCGCATTGAGGGCGGCCAAGGGCGGCTGGGCTTTATTTCGCCCCTGACCAATCATTTCTGTCTGACCTGCAACCGCCTGCGCCTGACCAGTGAGGGGGCATTGCGCACCTGTCTGTTCGCGGACAAGGAATACCGTTTGCGCGGCCTGCTGCGCCATCCCCGGATCACGGACGAGATCCTGGCGGGAGTGATCCGCCGGGCCTGCGCGGACAAGCCCGTGGGCGCGGATCTGCTGCGCACGCGGCGCGCGGGCGCGGCTGTGGCGGACAGACAGATGGTGGGCATCGGAGGCTGA
- a CDS encoding YczE/YyaS/YitT family protein, translating into MKKKEFVRRYTGFCFASFVMALGIALVTNSNLGTTPITSLPYALGAIFALSLGTATFLLNLLFVALQKVLLRKEFSPAHLLQLPAVLLFSVFIDICMWLTRPLVTDVYPLQILLCLTGCGVLGLGISLEIVSNATVQPGEGIVIAIAYRARKIFGNIKVLFDLSLVALAAGLSFAVLHNVVGLREGTVIAAVLTGFCVRFFSRWTRHLTPFFHCRKLIRH; encoded by the coding sequence ATGAAGAAAAAAGAATTCGTTCGACGTTACACGGGTTTTTGCTTTGCATCTTTTGTCATGGCCCTGGGCATCGCCCTAGTTACCAATTCAAATCTGGGCACTACACCCATCACCAGCCTGCCGTATGCCCTGGGGGCCATTTTCGCGCTCAGCCTGGGCACGGCCACCTTTCTGCTCAACCTGCTGTTCGTGGCTTTGCAGAAGGTACTGCTCCGGAAGGAATTCTCCCCGGCCCATCTCCTGCAACTACCGGCGGTGCTGCTGTTCAGCGTGTTCATCGACATCTGCATGTGGTTGACCAGACCTCTGGTCACCGATGTCTACCCCCTGCAGATTCTGCTCTGCCTGACCGGTTGCGGCGTGCTGGGCCTGGGCATCAGCCTGGAGATCGTCAGCAATGCCACAGTGCAGCCCGGTGAGGGCATCGTCATCGCCATTGCCTACCGTGCCCGTAAAATTTTCGGCAACATCAAGGTGCTCTTTGACCTTTCCCTGGTTGCCCTGGCCGCCGGTCTGTCCTTTGCCGTACTGCACAATGTGGTGGGGCTGCGCGAGGGCACGGTGATCGCCGCCGTGCTGACCGGCTTCTGCGTGCGCTTCTTTTCCCGCTGGACCCGGCATCTGACGCCTTTTTTCCACTGCCGGAAACTGATCCGGCACTAG
- the ruvA gene encoding Holliday junction branch migration protein RuvA: protein MIAYLEGRLAETWGNACLIVTEGGVGYEVALPAHTLAALPDRGEPLALYTSLAVREDALELFGFASFEERQTFEVLVSISKVGARTALAILSIFRPDDLRRLVLEDDVLALTRVSGIGKKTAQHVFLELKYKLKVEDVPQAAVLAASGRPGSVFRDVLDGLANLGYAEEECAPLVKKILHEEPDLDVTGALRAALKALAKGRS from the coding sequence ATGATCGCCTATCTTGAAGGCCGCCTGGCCGAAACCTGGGGCAATGCCTGCCTCATCGTCACTGAAGGGGGCGTGGGCTATGAAGTGGCCCTGCCCGCCCATACGCTGGCGGCCCTGCCCGACCGGGGCGAACCGCTGGCCCTGTACACGAGCCTTGCCGTGCGCGAGGACGCCCTGGAGCTGTTCGGCTTCGCCAGTTTTGAGGAACGCCAGACCTTTGAGGTGCTGGTGTCCATTTCCAAGGTGGGGGCGCGCACGGCCCTGGCCATCCTGTCCATTTTCCGACCCGACGATCTGCGCCGTCTGGTGCTGGAGGACGACGTGCTGGCCCTCACGCGCGTGTCGGGCATCGGCAAGAAGACGGCCCAGCATGTTTTTCTGGAGCTCAAGTACAAGCTCAAGGTTGAGGATGTGCCCCAGGCCGCCGTGCTGGCCGCCTCCGGGCGGCCCGGCTCGGTCTTCCGGGATGTGCTTGATGGCCTTGCCAATCTTGGCTATGCCGAAGAGGAATGCGCGCCTCTGGTCAAAAAGATCCTGCATGAAGAGCCGGATCTGGATGTGACCGGCGCGCTCAGGGCCGCGCTCAAGGCGCTGGCCAAGGGGAGATCGTGA
- a CDS encoding EamA family transporter: MWSVYAVGAAFFAALTAIFAKLGVGNVDSNLATAIRTSFILVLTWGIVLCTGAARGLRSLDGHTLFFLLLSALATGLSWLCYFKAMQLGDVSRVAPVDKLSVPLAMILAMVFLHEPVSLKVIAGGLLITAGSLLLLF, encoded by the coding sequence ATGTGGAGCGTCTATGCCGTTGGCGCCGCCTTCTTCGCGGCCCTGACCGCCATTTTTGCCAAACTCGGCGTCGGAAATGTGGATTCCAACCTGGCTACGGCCATCAGAACCAGTTTCATCCTGGTGCTGACCTGGGGTATTGTGCTCTGTACCGGCGCGGCCAGAGGCCTTAGAAGCCTTGACGGCCACACGCTGTTTTTTCTGCTGCTTTCGGCCCTGGCAACGGGGCTTTCCTGGCTGTGTTATTTCAAGGCCATGCAGCTGGGCGACGTTTCCAGGGTCGCGCCCGTGGACAAGCTCAGCGTCCCCCTGGCCATGATACTGGCGATGGTCTTTCTGCACGAGCCCGTCAGCCTGAAGGTCATTGCGGGCGGTCTGCTGATCACTGCGGGCTCCCTGTTGCTTCTGTTCTGA
- a CDS encoding metallophosphoesterase, whose product MLYLPAAFLFLYLFFRLVLPSGLSRAGKAAAGAALFLASQEHLLNGLFFGGLSAPDLPSWVLMLQGWLFTSLLFLFVLVLVRDVFCLGVRLVRLMRRALRRDKRQGPAFSVGRRRFLTSGLAAAPASVLGRASLAGLVLAPTAYGVYEAVAVPEVRQREVVLPRLPEALDGLRLAQISDLHMSPLLGKDWVRAVVDRVNAQAADVVVLTGDLVDGLPAARAESAAELRRLRARHGVLACAGNHEYYSGFKAWTEIFSDLGITMLLNGHQVLGIRGRELVLAGVTDPVAARFGLPEPDLATALAGAPDRTARILLDHRPGNAPRNARQDVDLQLSGHTHGGHAPGLSALVALFNHGYVRGWYRVEGMPLYVSSGAGLWNGFPLRVDVPSEIALITLRRGPAGAASAGSRM is encoded by the coding sequence ATGCTCTATCTGCCTGCCGCATTTCTTTTTCTGTATCTCTTTTTTCGGCTGGTGCTGCCGTCGGGCCTGAGCCGTGCGGGTAAGGCCGCGGCGGGAGCCGCGCTTTTTCTCGCTTCGCAGGAGCATCTTTTGAACGGGCTTTTTTTCGGGGGATTGTCCGCGCCCGATCTGCCGTCGTGGGTGCTGATGCTCCAGGGCTGGCTGTTCACCAGCCTGCTTTTTCTTTTCGTGCTGGTGCTGGTCCGGGATGTTTTCTGCCTGGGCGTCCGGCTCGTGCGCCTGATGAGGCGCGCTTTGCGGCGGGACAAACGGCAAGGCCCGGCTTTTTCCGTCGGTAGAAGACGTTTTCTGACTTCGGGTCTGGCCGCCGCTCCGGCTTCCGTTCTGGGCCGCGCCTCGCTGGCCGGGCTGGTTTTGGCCCCCACGGCTTACGGGGTTTACGAAGCCGTGGCCGTCCCCGAGGTCCGCCAAAGGGAAGTCGTCCTGCCCCGGTTGCCCGAAGCCCTGGACGGCCTCAGGCTGGCGCAGATCAGCGATTTGCATATGAGCCCGCTGCTGGGCAAGGACTGGGTCAGGGCCGTGGTGGACAGGGTCAACGCCCAGGCTGCGGATGTGGTGGTTCTGACCGGCGACCTCGTGGACGGGTTGCCCGCGGCGCGCGCTGAGAGCGCGGCCGAGCTCCGCCGGTTGCGCGCCCGGCACGGCGTGCTGGCCTGCGCGGGCAACCATGAGTATTACAGTGGATTCAAAGCGTGGACGGAGATTTTTTCCGATTTGGGCATCACCATGCTGTTGAACGGCCATCAGGTGCTCGGCATACGCGGCCGGGAGCTGGTGCTGGCCGGCGTCACCGACCCGGTGGCCGCCCGCTTCGGCCTGCCCGAACCGGACCTGGCTACGGCCCTGGCCGGAGCGCCGGACAGGACGGCGCGCATTCTGCTTGACCACAGGCCGGGTAATGCCCCACGCAACGCCCGGCAAGATGTGGATTTGCAGCTCTCCGGCCATACCCACGGCGGTCACGCGCCGGGCTTGAGCGCCCTGGTGGCCCTGTTCAATCATGGGTATGTGCGGGGTTGGTACCGGGTTGAGGGCATGCCTCTGTATGTCAGTTCCGGCGCGGGGCTCTGGAACGGCTTTCCCCTGCGCGTGGATGTGCCCTCGGAAATCGCGCTTATCACGCTGCGGCGCGGTCCGGCCGGGGCCGCCTCAGCGGGGAGCCGGATGTGA